The sequence AGCTGCCTACAGGACAGCTAGCCCACGATTCTGCAATTGTGTGGACCAGGCATGAGCGAACAGCAGATCAGACGGCCAGAATGcaaagatcacaaaaatagatGGCTAGAAATGCTTAGCGCGTGAGAAGGCTCAATTTAGGTTCAAATTTACTGTCCTTAATGTTCCACGAAGAAGGGGTTGAAGGTGGGGAACCATTATATGACTCAAACAAGAGTAGGGACATACATAGGTGTGTTTTCTTTCTTCCCGAGAAAAAAAGGCTCCAAGGCATTTATGGTTTCCCTGCCTCCCGTCAGTGTCGCCGTCATCTACCTCGTCCCTTATGGCCTTACGGCCATGGAAGCGTAGTGGATCTCGGCTCATGCGACAGGAGGGCTCATGCTTCATTTTAGGTGCTATTTTAGTATGTTTAGGTTTTGTGTGCTGCTCGGGAAGGAGAGGCGGCGACGAGTCCCGGAGGCGCATCTTGTGTCGTTGGagggcgtgtgaaggtgtgtctctGACGGATGTCACGGGATTCGATCGATGCTTGTCTTAGGTGGATCTGTGTTGATCCGGTCCTTGTTCGCTTGCGTTCATGTGTCTACAGGTTaaatccttccgatctacgcttctcttcatcgatGACGGTTGTTGTTCTGTTGCGCTGACCCTTTGGGGTCTTAGCACGATGTCTTCCCGATTGTCTGCGGGTTAAATCCTTCCGATCTATGTTTCTCTTCATCGATGACGGTTGTTGTTCTGATGTGCTGGCcctttggggccttagcacgatggcTCCCAATTGTCTGCTACAACAAGGTTTTCCATACTCCATATAGGGAAGGTAATGATGGTGACGCGCCTTTGGTTCGttctagtgcttgtagtcgtcgctaggtggtctttTACTCCTCCTGTTCTTTGTAATGTCATGATGTTTAATTAATATTAGAtcagaatttttcaaaaaaaaaggggTAGACACGTAgagttttattgtatgaaatacattGACATTTTTGGAGGCCTCCAaatgcaaaattcaaaattcatgaaaattctcATCCTTACaatccaaaaaattatataaaaaaaacAAATATAGATGAAGGCATAATGCACAAATGTgtaaatttcatgatgaaatacgtTGAAACGAGGGTTatgcaaaaagaaatatgataggaGTACTATTCATCCCTCCAGACCATCCTTAGGCGTAAAGCACACTCATGATAACCGCTACTTAGGCGTAAAACGGACGTTTTCTTTCCATTTTCGTCGTCTCagaaaaaaaaagagggaaaaattACGAGCCGCCAACACCCGACCCGGCCGTCGCGTCCGTTCCCGACGACTTCCTggccgcgccggcgccggccctCCTCCTACCTACCCCGACGAGGTACTCCTCCCCGCCGAGCTCCCTCCACCCCTCCCCGTATCCCACTCTCTCCGCCCCAGCCGCCGCGCTCCGTCCTCGTAACACGCTCCATTTGAGCCGGTTCCCGTCCGGCGACGCGCTGCCGGCCCCAGCGAGCAGTCCGGCCTGAATGCGCGACCTGTTAAGCCGAGGATCCGTGGCCCAGACATGAGGCCTAGGTTGCCTAGATTTATAAATCTGATCCGGTGGTCTGGTTATCTTTCTGTTAGCTGTTGACTGTTTGGGAAGCTAACTGAAAATCGTTGGGTTAGTCTGTCATCCATTGTTTTCCTCTGGCACTACAACTTAGGTCTCTATCTGTGTTGAGCAGGGGGGCTGTCTACACTCTGATAGCACGAATCCCAGACAGCAGAGTGTTGGTTGGTGCTGTCTGGAATTTGCTGTCTTTTTGGATTATCAAATCGGATAAATATGGTCCTTAAGCTTAAGCTTATTTTTACTTCTGATGGAGGACCCCAGACAGCACGAATCCCATTTTATTTCTGGCGCAAAAAGACTTCTTTGCCAATGCAGCATGATAACAAACATGAAACCGGTTAATCCATGTATCGTGGCTGTTTGCTTATTTTTCAGATGGAGGACGGTGTGTCAACTTATACTGTCGATGAGGCGCTTGTGTCCATGGGGTTTGGAAAGTTCCAAGCGTTCGTGCTTGCCTATTCCGGGATGGCCAAGATCTCAGAGGCGATGGAAATGATGCTTCTGTCGTTTGTTGGGCAGTCGGTTCACGCTGAATGGGGGCTTTCTGCACAGGAAGAGAGTTTCATCACAAGTGTTGTATTTTTAGGGATGCTTGTGGGAGCATACTGCTGGGGCTTAGTTTCGGACAACTATGGGAGAAGGTAGGTCCTTCCCTGCTTCTCCATTGTTTATTTATTGGAAATTTGTCTTTCAAATACATTCACCCTAACAGCGGAATTTATGCTGTGGAATTTAGCTAGGCATACACAATTGAGCCAAGTAATGTTTTGGAATGATGCTTCATTAATACTATGGGCATAAATATATAATCTTTCACTTGATAACTTTAGTCTAGTTTAGTTGAGTTTGACTAATTAGGATGTCTTCCAGGAGAGGCAGGCTAATATAATCCCTGTCTATGGTAGAGCTTGCCGGCGCGATAACTCTCAAGTTTAGAGCCTAGAGGTTGCTACATATGGGATGTAGGTTGGGAATCTCCATACCAGACTAGTTACATTGAATCTGCATACCAGACTAGTTAAGTTTAACTAATTAAGATGTCTTCTGGGAGAGGCAAATAAATACATTTTTAGGATATCTATTTTTGTCTGTAGTTCATATTTTACATGCTGTAAGTATTTTCTTCCTCATTGTTGCTACTTCGTACTTCTCCAGGGTTGGGTTCAACTTCACAGCCCTTGTAACCGGTGGGGCTGGTCTTCTCAGTGCCTTCGCGCCAAACTATTCATCTTTGATTGTACTAAGATTTTTTGTTGGTGTTGGACTGGGTGGTGGACCAGTTCTATCTTCTTGGTTTCTAGAGTTTGTCCCTGCTCCTAACCGAGGAACTTGGATGGTTATCTTCTCAGCATTTTGGACCATTGGCACAATACTGGAAGCTTCGCTTGCTTGGGTAAGTTCCTACATTTTTGCAAAAGTAATACCATTGTCTGAGTGATCTAGTGAAATTCTTGTTGGCACAATAGATCAAACCACACAAGCATTCACTCTAATTTGTAACTGTACTATTTAAAAAACAGACACGGCAATTTGCAGGCACTAATCCGCTTAATTTGCAGGCTGTGATGCCAGCTTTTGGCTGGAGGTGGCTGCTAGCGCTCTCATCATTGCCATCATTTGCCCTACTACTCTTCTACCCATTGACACTCGAGTCACCAAGATACCTATGCATGAAGGGCAGAATAGCTGATGCAGTGCATGTTATGGAAACAATGGCACGAGTAAACCGTGTAGCTCTCCCTTCTGGACGACTTAGTGCTGGCCATCGAGTGGAGCTCCACGAGATGGCAGATTCCGCAGAATCTGCGCAGTTGGTTTCAGCTAGGAAAAGCAACCCTGTCGATCACGCCAGCAAACCTGGGATTGGGGGCCTGAATGCCATCTTAAGGCTTTTGTCCCCAAATCTAATTAGATCGACTCTTCTTCTTTGGACTGTCTTTCTCGGTCTCGCCTTCTTGTACTACGGTCTTGTTCTGCTAACCTCGGAGCTGAGTCATGGAAATAGGATCTGTGGCTCAGAAGGAGCAGTAACAGCTGAAACAACCCACTCAACTGATGTTAATCTCTACAGGAATGTATTCATCACTAGCTTTGGAGGTATATATGCTTTCTCCTATGGCCAATCATTTTTCCTTTAACCTATCCTTCCCAGAGTATCCTTCTCATTCATATCATGTTGATCGACGCAGAGGTTCCCGGCCTTATTCTGTCGGCCGCCATCGTGGACAAGTTCGGACGCAAGCTCTCAATGTCCTCGATGCTTTACGTCAGTTGCCTGTGCATAGCTCCTCTCATGTTCGCTCAGACGGAATCCCTGACGACCATCTTCCTGTTTGGAGCGCGCATCTGCATCTCCGCCAGCTTCATCGTGCTGCACATCTACGCCCCCGAGGTTTGTTCATGCCATGGTAGTAGTGCCCTCTAACTCTGTTAAACCTCTTTGGTCAAACGTCTTACACCGTCACGTCTTACACCGTCGTCCCCTGCAGATATACCCGACAGCCGTGAGGGCGACGGGCGTGGGGTTCGCGAGTTCCATCGCCCGCTTCGGGGGGATCCTGTGCCCGCTCGTGGCCGTCGGGCTGGTGCACGCATGCCACCAGACCGCGGCCATCGCGGTGTTCATCACGGTGATGCTCGTGTCGGCCGTGGCCGTGTCCTACTTCCCCCTGGAGACGAGCGGGCGGAAGCTGAGCGACCACATCGCGGCGTAGAGCGCGGCCACCTGACAATGACATTGCCGCAGCTGCTATTGCCGCTGTCGGCATTAGACTCCTGAGATACACAGGATCCTGCAGAGCTGGCTCCAGGGATGGAAGCCGTTGAGTTTCCTTCCTTATTTTAGGCCATTGTTTCCCTCTGCAAGAGCATACATATATAGAGAGAATAGAAAGGGAAGGAGTAAAGTTGATTTCGAGTTCTGGATGTTGTTGTGGAATTACACTGGTTTCAGTAGATGATATGTACGATGATATTGTGACTTTTTCGAGGGGAAAATACAACGCTGATAATCTGAAATGTCCGTTTTTGCACGCGGTCTGCATTTGTTTTTTATCCAAATATACCACCTGCTTCATCTAGCAGAGAAATTAGTCTCTGCATTTTGTCCATCAATCTGTGCATTCCTCCATTATCATAATTCTTGCTCTCAGCTTAATATGTGCACGCAAATATGCTCTCTGACTCCTGCCATATGATGTATCTCTCCCTACTTGCAAAAAAACACATGCTTATTCACATGATTAAAAATCTAAGAGAAAATTTTCTTGTAAAGAACGTAATTAGAGAATGTTGCATTTCTACAGTAGAAAAAATAAAAAGGTTTCCGTCGCCGGGACTTGAACCCGGGTCTCTCGGGTGAGAGCCGAGTATCCTAACCACCTAGACTACGACGGAGCTTATTGATGGTAATCTGAGATAGCTTGTCTATCGATTGGACCAAGGCAGGTGAGACGCCCCATGGGAAATGGGACCTTCAAAACGGGGGGCTTCCCGCCACTCTCGCCGCCCGGCCGGCGCCATCATCCCCACCCTCCTCCCGCCTCCCTCCCAATTTTAGAAACCCCCATCCACATGCCCACACGCGAGAGGAGGGGTGACCTCCTCCTGCATGCCCCCTGACACGCCTCCCTCCCTCGCTTGGTCGTCCCCGTCCACCCGCCATGGCCCGTCCACGGCGGCCGGTACCCGgcggcctcgccgccctcctcctcctctccgcggcGGTCGCCGTCGCGGTGGCCAAGACCGACCGGGCCGACGGTGAGCGAGAGAGAGATCGGGGAATTTCCCCTCCCGTTTCCTGTCTTCAGAACATTTTGTGACGTTTGCCCGCCCTGTTTCGTCAGTGGAGGCGCTGAACGTGCTCTTCACCAGCATGCACAAGCCGTCCAAGCTGGACAACTGGAAGGCAGACGGCGGCGACCcctgcgacgacgacgacggctggCGAGGGGTCGACTGCAGCGACAACTCCGTCACCAAAATGTAATAACCGCCAAACAACGGGGACCGAACCACCAAACCAAACTTCTTGCTCAAGACCATTGTGAAACCCCAAGCCCCCCTTCTTCCTCACACAGAATGTAATTAACAGCTTCGTTTTTCTGGCTTGACCGTTCTGCATGGAGCAGTGACCTCTCGGGGCTCGACCTCACCGGCAACCTCGGCTTCCAGCTGTCCAGCCTCAAATCGGTAACCAAATTGTGAGTCATGCCCAACTGTGAACCCGAACCTCCTCTCCGGTCCATCGACCGCCGCCGCCCTTGGTTGCGCAACTTAGTTCAGCTTTCCCTTCTTTTGCGTAGCACAGCGATGTGAGCGACAACAAGCTCAGCGGCGAGATCCCCTACGCGCTCCCGCCCAACCTGGTTCAGCTGTGAGTTCATTCTCCTGGGTTTTTTTTTTTGCCTTccagtggtcggacccttccctggaccctgcgcaagcgggagctacatgcaccaggttgcccttccATGGTTGCTGTTGCCACGGGCAACCCCATTAGTTAGACCAGTGCGTTTTATCATATGTTGTGATGCAGAAATCTGCAAGGGAATGCGTTTACCGGCGGGATTCCTTGGTCGGTATCTCAGATGTCTGATCTGGAGACACTGTAAGAATCTATTTCATGCTGctgtcttttttttttcttttcatgatGATTGTTTTTCTTGATTGAATCGGTCACCAAACCGCCTTTTCAACGGACCGCAGAAACGTCGGTAGCAATCACTTAAACGGGCAGTTGACCGACATGTTCTCGCAACTTCCAAAGCTCTCGAAAATGTAAGTTAAGCAAAATCAGATTCACAGTCCATTGTAGCTAGCATCTCTTCACAAATTTACCACAGTTTTTACTACTAGTTTGTATATAATGTCACGGCAACAGAGATGAGGTTGTGATGCTTGACTTCTTTTTCCGGTCAAATGCATATGCTTGATTTGCTCGGAGCTTATTAATTTTCTTCTGATAGTAAGCAATTCTATTTGTGTCATCAGGGATCTCTCTGACAACCGCTTGTCCGGTAACCTGCCCCAGAGTTTCCAGCACCTCACAGGCCTCAAGACGCTGTAAGGCAACCGGATTCTTAGGAACTTCACTGGCTATTTCTCCTTTGCATCAACAAATGACTGTCAATCTTTTCAAAATATATATATGTATCCAGGAACTTGGAGAGCAACCAGTTCACTGGCGATGTTGACGTTCTGGCCAAACTTTCTTCTCTGGAGGATCTGTAAGTATACCCCGAGTAAACACTGCCATCGCAAACCAATTTTATCGCCACGGTTAAAAGTGCATGCTTCTGGTTAATTACTTCAACCTGGAAATGCAAAAGAAGCAGTGTTGTTAATATAAATGCATGTAAAAATAATTCTTAACTTTGCTTAGTCTACTTGAAAAGTTACTGATTCAGATCCATATATTTGCATGAGTATGATGATTCAGAACTAAGCTAGAACGGTTTTCCTCCCTTTGTGCTCAAGGAATCTGCAGAACAACAAGTTCACCGGGTGGATTCCAAGTAAACTGAAAAAAATCGACAGCCTCAAGTGAGTGGTACCTGCACCCAACATTGCTCCTTTTGCACCACAATTTCATGAGTTCTGACAGTGCTAACTACATTCTCAAGGACTGGTGGGAACCAGTGGTCATCCGGGTCGGCTCCTCCCGGCATGGAGAAGGGGTCTTCGGCGGGAGCCTCATCGAGCGAAGGGAGTGACGTCGGGATCAACGGTTTCTTTATCGGAGCAATGGTCATAGCTGTGCTCCTTGCAGCCGTTATTCTCTTGTCAGTGTTGCAGATGAAGCGATCCTCTCCCGTCTCGTCTCATTACTACATGGACGAGTCAGGTCAGAACCGACAGTTTACGTTCCTTTCGACAAGAGCACGTCTACTGATGCAACCACCAGTAGTAGTGTCTGCAGGTACTTGTACATTTTGGCTTTGGGCAATAAGGTTTCTTGTCTTCCGTTTTGCAGGCCATTCTTCAATAGTCAGCATAAAGCCGCTGGAGAAATCGACGTCGATTGACAGTGTAACGCTGCCTTCTGTGCCTTACAAGACGATGAACGACAACAAGTATCAGATAATGCTAAACAATTCTAGGCGGATCTTGGAACCGATCAGCCTGGTGACCTACTCGTCGTCGGAGCTACAAGCGGCCACTGGCAACTGGCACAGTAGCAGGATAATAGGCCAGGGAATGGTCGGTCGGGTTTACAAGGCGAAATATGCCAACGGACAGGTACGTCCTCATGATTTCCCTCCAAATTCAGAGAAAAAATAAACTATCCCACAGTATCATCTCGAGAAGTCAACGTTGCCTAGAACTTAAGTTTCATCTACAAAATGGTGTCAGATATGCATATAAAACATGTTGCAGCCAAATGCTGTTGAACTGAATGTTTTTGGCAGTTTATTTCTGTCAAGCGGCCTGAAGAAAAATGGTTGGAGAGAGTCAAGAGGCCTGGACATGATGACCATGTCCCATAATCGAAGCTTATTGTTTACCATGATGATTTTTCAGGTGCTGGCTATCAAGAAGTTTGATCCGCTGAGCTTCTCGGAGAGAAGCGACTTTGTGGAGCTTGTCACCTGCATTTCCAGGCTGCGCCAACCGAGCATCTGTGAGATTGTGGGCTACTGCGCGGAGCCCGGGCACTACATCATGGTGTATGAGCACCATATGAACGGGTCCCTCTATCAGTTCCTCCATTTGTCAGACGATTACAGCAAGCCTCTCACCTGGGATACCCGCGTTCGGATCGCTCTCGGTACAGCTCAGGCTCTGGAGTAAGTTGACAAGCAACACTGAAGCATACTCAGTTCATAAGATAATTAAGATGCTAAaggttttgtttctgtttaggtaCCTGCATGAGATCTGCTCGCCTCCGATCATCCACAAGAACATAAAGTCATCCAATGTCTTGCTCGACGCCGACCTCAACCCTCACCTCTCCGACTGCGGCCTCGCATTCTTCTACGAGGTTTGCTTGTTTGCGCCATGAGACAACGATTTTTGCTTGCTCGTAGAATGAGGGCAAAATCTTCCGACATGGAAATTCTCTGCAGGATCCAAACGAGAGCTTGGGGCCAGGGTACAGTCCCCCGGAGTGCACAAGGCCATCGGGTTACACGATGAAGAGCGACGTGTACAGCTATGGTGTGGTCATGCTCGAGCTATTAACCGGCCGGAAGTCCTACGATAGGTAAAGCAAGCAGTTGTTTCCTGCAAAATTCCTGTGAACTGAAATGGTAATATGTGAGCTGTTGTCTGATCcccagctcaaagccgacaaatgAGCAGTCCTTGGTCAAGTTTGTGACGCCGCAGCTCCACGACAGCGACGCCCTGGGATCGGTGGCAGACCCGGCCCTGCGCGGCCTGTACCCGCCCAAGGCGCTGTCCCGCTTCGCCGACGTGATCGCCCGCTGCGTCCAGGTTCAGCCCTCTCACTGAAATCCTTAGAGAAACTGATCAGTTCTCACATGTAAAAAAAtaaatctgaaaactgctctttgTTGGTGGCTGCAAAATGCCTGCAGTCTGACCCGCAGCTCCGGCCGCGCATGTCGGAGGTGTCGCAGGAGCTCACCGGCTGCGTCCAGCGCAGCGCCAGCAGCAGGAGGGGCGGCTTCCTCTACAGCGCGTCGATGCGCAGCGACGTCTCGGATTGGTGATGCCCGTCCATCTGAACATACTTACTAGAACAGCGTGTGAGGGTAAGCAACACTGGTTAAGCTAGACAATGTAAAAAGTGAGTGTATGTGAGTGTGGGTGCTACATTTTTCTACTGTGGTGAAATGAGTCATGTTTGAAAATGTGGTGAACATGTAACTGCACTGAGTCCTTCTCTCCCCGTGTGTTTACCCATGTAAAGAGAGCACATGTAAGCAAGTCTGATACTTCACTGAAAAGAAAGCATAAGTAGGTACTAACATCAAAGATCATCAGCACTGACATTCTGATCACATCATAGAACTCACAAGCTCGTTGATCGCCTCTCGCGAGAGAGCAAACACCACACAAGGCAAGCGCCGTCTCGGCATCCTTCTTCTAATACACAATGACACGCACCACGACGAGTGTtcgagaaaagaaaaggaaaaaggctcAAACAACCAGCACCTCTTCTGAGACCTAGTACACATATGATTAGCTAGCAAACCACTACTACTGACTTGCATACGGTAATCGTGCCCTAGTATGCATCGTCGCGACAAGAAAAGAAAACAATCTCACTAGAACACCACTGCAAGGGCATTGCTTGATGCCTCAACACACACTAGGGTCTAGGGTCACATCACAAGGGAGAAGTACTTCACATCGCGGTGGCCATGACGACGGATTCGCTTCCCCTGGATACTCTGGTTGAGATTTTCCTGCAACAGCAGAATGGGTGCATCCATCAGTAAGACAGGAAACCAAAGTTGGGTGGCACAAACTGGTGGAGTGGATTACTAGTCACTGTccatggatgatgtggattacctgcATGGGGCGGCCTCACAGGCCTTGGTCAGTTTAAATGCAAGCTGCAAGATGGCGATTCTGACGGCTGGTTCTGTGGATCCGCTGGTTGCTGCTTCCTCCAGTGCAGAAAGGAAC comes from Triticum aestivum cultivar Chinese Spring chromosome 5B, IWGSC CS RefSeq v2.1, whole genome shotgun sequence and encodes:
- the LOC123113101 gene encoding organic cation/carnitine transporter 7 isoform X2, whose translation is MEDGVSTYTVDEALVSMGFGKFQAFVLAYSGMAKISEAMEMMLLSFVGQSVHAEWGLSAQEESFITSVVFLGMLVGAYCWGLVSDNYGRRVGFNFTALVTGGAGLLSAFAPNYSSLIVLRFFVGVGLGGGPVLSSWFLEFVPAPNRGTWMVIFSAFWTIGTILEASLAWAVMPAFGWRWLLALSSLPSFALLLFYPLTLESPRYLCMKGRIADAVHVMETMARVNRVALPSGRLSAGHRVELHEMADSAESAQLVSARKSNPVDHASKPGIGGLNAILRLLSPNLIRSTLLLWTVFLGLAFLYYGLVLLTSELSHGNRICGSEGAVTAETTHSTDVNLYRNVFITSFGEVPGLILSAAIVDKFGRKLSMSSMLYVSCLCIAPLMFAQTESLTTIFLFGARICISASFIVLHIYAPEIYPTAVRATGVGFASSIARFGGILCPLVAVGLVHACHQTAAIAVFITVMLVSAVAVSYFPLETSGRKLSDHIAA
- the LOC123113101 gene encoding organic cation/carnitine transporter 7 isoform X1; translated protein: MEDGVSTYTVDEALVSMGFGKFQAFVLAYSGMAKISEAMEMMLLSFVGQSVHAEWGLSAQEESFITSVVFLGMLVGAYCWGLVSDNYGRRVGFNFTALVTGGAGLLSAFAPNYSSLIVLRFFVGVGLGGGPVLSSWFLEFVPAPNRGTWMVIFSAFWTIGTILEASLAWAVMPAFGWRWLLALSSLPSFALLLFYPLTLESPRYLCMKGRIADAVHVMETMARVNRVALPSGRLSAGHRVELHEMADSAESAQLVSARKSNPVDHASKPGIGGLNAILRLLSPNLIRSTLLLWTVFLGLAFLYYGLVLLTSELSHGNRICGSEGAVTAETTHSTDVNLYRNVFITSFGEVPGLILSAAIVDKFGRKLSMSSMLYVSCLCIAPLMFAQTESLTTIFLFGARICISASFIVLHIYAPEVCSCHDIPDSREGDGRGVREFHRPLRGDPVPARGRRAGARMPPDRGHRGVHHGDARVGRGRVLLPPGDERAEAERPHRGVERGHLTMTLPQLLLPLSALDS
- the LOC123113103 gene encoding protein STRUBBELIG-RECEPTOR FAMILY 5 isoform X2, translating into MARPRRPVPGGLAALLLLSAAVAVAVAKTDRADVEALNVLFTSMHKPSKLDNWKADGGDPCDDDDGWRGVDCSDNSVTKIDLSGLDLTGNLGFQLSSLKSVTKFDVSDNKLSGEIPYALPPNLVQLNLQGNAFTGGIPWSVSQMSDLETLNVGSNHLNGQLTDMFSQLPKLSKMDLSDNRLSGNLPQSFQHLTGLKTLNLESNQFTGDVDVLAKLSSLEDLNLQNNKFTGWIPSKLKKIDSLKTGGNQWSSGSAPPGMEKGSSAGASSSEGSDVGINGFFIGAMVIAVLLAAVILLSVLQMKRSSPVSSHYYMDESGHSSIVSIKPLEKSTSIDSVTLPSVPYKTMNDNKYQIMLNNSRRILEPISLVTYSSSELQAATGNWHSSRIIGQGMVGRVYKAKYANGQVLAIKKFDPLSFSERSDFVELVTCISRLRQPSICEIVGYCAEPGHYIMVYEHHMNGSLYQFLHLSDDYSKPLTWDTRVRIALGTAQALEYLHEICSPPIIHKNIKSSNVLLDADLNPHLSDCGLAFFYEDPNESLGPGYSPPECTRPSGYTMKSDVYSYGVVMLELLTGRKSYDSSKPTNEQSLVKFVTPQLHDSDALGSVADPALRGLYPPKALSRFADVIARCVQSDPQLRPRMSEVSQELTGCVQRSASSRRGGFLYSASMRSDVSDW
- the LOC123113103 gene encoding protein STRUBBELIG-RECEPTOR FAMILY 5 isoform X1 → MARPRRPVPGGLAALLLLSAAVAVAVAKTDRADVEALNVLFTSMHKPSKLDNWKADGGDPCDDDDGWRGVDCSDNSVTKIDLSGLDLTGNLGFQLSSLKSVTKFDVSDNKLSGEIPYALPPNLVQLNLQGNAFTGGIPWSVSQMSDLETLNVGSNHLNGQLTDMFSQLPKLSKMDLSDNRLSGNLPQSFQHLTGLKTLNLESNQFTGDVDVLAKLSSLEDLNLQNNKFTGWIPSKLKKIDSLKTGGNQWSSGSAPPGMEKGSSAGASSSEGSDVGINGFFIGAMVIAVLLAAVILLSVLQMKRSSPVSSHYYMDESGQNRQFTFLSTRARLLMQPPVVVSAGTCTFWLWAIRFLVFRFAGHSSIVSIKPLEKSTSIDSVTLPSVPYKTMNDNKYQIMLNNSRRILEPISLVTYSSSELQAATGNWHSSRIIGQGMVGRVYKAKYANGQVLAIKKFDPLSFSERSDFVELVTCISRLRQPSICEIVGYCAEPGHYIMVYEHHMNGSLYQFLHLSDDYSKPLTWDTRVRIALGTAQALEYLHEICSPPIIHKNIKSSNVLLDADLNPHLSDCGLAFFYEDPNESLGPGYSPPECTRPSGYTMKSDVYSYGVVMLELLTGRKSYDSSKPTNEQSLVKFVTPQLHDSDALGSVADPALRGLYPPKALSRFADVIARCVQSDPQLRPRMSEVSQELTGCVQRSASSRRGGFLYSASMRSDVSDW
- the LOC123113103 gene encoding protein STRUBBELIG-RECEPTOR FAMILY 5 isoform X3; this translates as MSDLETLNVGSNHLNGQLTDMFSQLPKLSKMDLSDNRLSGNLPQSFQHLTGLKTLNLESNQFTGDVDVLAKLSSLEDLNLQNNKFTGWIPSKLKKIDSLKTGGNQWSSGSAPPGMEKGSSAGASSSEGSDVGINGFFIGAMVIAVLLAAVILLSVLQMKRSSPVSSHYYMDESGHSSIVSIKPLEKSTSIDSVTLPSVPYKTMNDNKYQIMLNNSRRILEPISLVTYSSSELQAATGNWHSSRIIGQGMVGRVYKAKYANGQVLAIKKFDPLSFSERSDFVELVTCISRLRQPSICEIVGYCAEPGHYIMVYEHHMNGSLYQFLHLSDDYSKPLTWDTRVRIALGTAQALEYLHEICSPPIIHKNIKSSNVLLDADLNPHLSDCGLAFFYEDPNESLGPGYSPPECTRPSGYTMKSDVYSYGVVMLELLTGRKSYDSSKPTNEQSLVKFVTPQLHDSDALGSVADPALRGLYPPKALSRFADVIARCVQSDPQLRPRMSEVSQELTGCVQRSASSRRGGFLYSASMRSDVSDW